A single region of the Marinobacter nanhaiticus D15-8W genome encodes:
- a CDS encoding zinc-dependent alcohol dehydrogenase: MRAVCWHGTEDVRVETVPDPEIVNPRDAIIKVTSTAICGSDLHLYNGFVPTMQKDDILGHEFMGEIVELGSSVKNLKVGDRVVVPFTISCGNCLFCRRDLYSLCDNSNPNVALAEKFWGHTPCGIFGYSHLVGGYSGGQAEYVRVPYADVGPMKVPEHLHDDQVLFLTDIFPTGYMAAENCNIQPDDTVAVWGCGPVGQFTIASAFMLGAARVIAIDEIPERLEMARRQKAETVDLRDLSSPPQLVEKLKTMTHGRGPDACIDAVGMEGHGLGIEHIYDRAKQIVRFETDRPAALRQALMSCRKGGTVSVPGVYGGIGDKLPLGSLMNKSLTVRTGQTHVQHYLKPLLERVEKGEIDPSFVISHRLPLEEAANAYRMFRDKSDHCTKVVMRPGLAPESSTIAQLRGSER, translated from the coding sequence ATGAGGGCCGTATGCTGGCACGGCACTGAGGATGTCCGCGTGGAAACCGTTCCGGACCCTGAAATCGTCAATCCGCGGGATGCGATAATCAAGGTCACGTCGACGGCGATATGCGGCTCAGACCTGCATCTGTATAACGGGTTCGTTCCGACGATGCAGAAGGACGATATACTCGGTCACGAGTTCATGGGTGAGATCGTGGAGCTGGGCTCCAGCGTCAAGAACCTGAAAGTCGGTGACCGTGTCGTTGTCCCGTTCACCATATCCTGCGGCAACTGCTTGTTCTGCCGTCGGGACCTTTATTCTCTGTGTGACAACTCGAACCCAAATGTTGCCCTGGCCGAGAAATTCTGGGGGCATACCCCCTGCGGCATCTTTGGCTATTCCCATCTCGTCGGTGGCTACTCCGGCGGCCAGGCCGAATATGTCCGGGTCCCCTATGCCGACGTCGGCCCAATGAAGGTCCCTGAGCACCTGCACGATGACCAGGTGCTGTTCCTCACGGACATCTTTCCCACCGGCTACATGGCCGCCGAAAACTGCAACATCCAGCCTGACGACACGGTCGCGGTATGGGGGTGCGGTCCAGTGGGCCAGTTCACCATCGCCAGCGCCTTCATGCTCGGTGCAGCCCGGGTCATTGCCATCGATGAGATCCCCGAACGTCTCGAAATGGCCCGCCGCCAGAAAGCGGAAACGGTGGATCTACGGGACCTGTCGAGCCCACCGCAACTGGTGGAAAAGCTCAAGACCATGACCCACGGCCGAGGTCCTGACGCGTGTATCGATGCCGTCGGCATGGAGGGTCACGGGCTGGGTATCGAGCACATCTATGACCGAGCGAAGCAGATCGTCCGCTTCGAGACCGATCGGCCCGCGGCCCTGCGTCAGGCGCTGATGTCCTGTCGAAAGGGTGGCACGGTCTCCGTCCCCGGGGTTTATGGCGGTATAGGCGACAAACTTCCCCTGGGCAGCCTGATGAACAAGTCACTGACGGTCCGTACCGGGCAGACCCATGTCCAGCATTATCTCAAACCATTGCTGGAGCGCGTCGAGAAGGGCGAGATCGATCCCAGCTTCGTCATCAGCCATCGCCTCCCGCTGGAGGAAGCAGCCAACGCCTATCGCATGTTTCGCGATAAGAGCGACCATTGCACAAAGGTTGTTATGCGGCCGGGGCTTGCTCCCGAAAGCAGCACGATTGCTCAGCTACGCGGTAGTGAGCGCTGA